The Candidatus Binatia bacterium genome contains the following window.
CGTCCCATCGACGCAGAGCGTTCCCCGATCGGCGCGCACGAGCCCGAGAAGCACGCCGATGAGCGTGCTCTTGCCGGCGCCATTTGGCCCCGCGAGGATCAACGCCTCGCCTCCGCGCAGCGCGAAGCTCGCGCCGCGGAGCGCTTTCACGGCGCCAAAGCTCACGGAAACATCGCGCAGCGCAAGCGATCTCATGTCTGGTCCGGTCTCACGGCCGGGTGCCGGTCGATGACCGTGGGCGTTCGGAAGATGGGCAGAGCCTCCTCCATGTGACTCAGGAGCTCGAGTGCCGGGCTTCTCAAGAGTAGCGCCGCAGCCGGGTACTGGTGGATGACCCGTGTCGTGAAGCTGTCGACCCGATAGGGCCGATCTCCGACTCCATCTCCATCCTGGTCCCAACCGACATAGTCGCTCCAGTAGTTGCCCCGCCCGTCCGCGGCAATGGCGAGATCCGAAGTTCCACTGTAGAGCACCTGCGTTGCGTTCCCGACGAACGCGTTGCCGGAGATCCGGTTGTCCACGGTTCCCGCCCAAATCTTCATCCCAACGCGATTGCGCACGAGTCGGTTGCCGGCGATCGTGTTCGAGGTGCTCGAGTAGAAGAACATCCCCTCGGCGTTGTCTTCGAGCAGGTTCGCCGAAATGTCGCAGTGCTGAACGTCGCGGAAGAGGATTCCCTTCTCGCTGTTGCGAGTCGCGACGTTCTGCTTCACCGTGAGCCCGCGGCTCTGCATGAGCGCGTAGCCGGTCAGCGCTCCGGTGACGACGTTGCCGATCAGTGCGTTGTCGTGAGCGTACATGTAATGGACGCCATAGCGCGTATCGATCAGGCGATTCTCGCGGATGAGCACGGCCCCGCTCATGAAGATGTAGATGCCATCCGCGCCGTTACGGACCAAGTTCCCGCTGACCAGCGTTTCCCGGGTCGCGTACAGATGGATCCCGTTGCCGCGCTCGACGCGGCTGCCCGTCGTCGAGCCGAAGATCCGGTTGTCGACGATCTGCACGCCGCTGGCCTGGGAAACCCAGATGCCGTAGCCGCACTCCGAAAGTCGCGTTCCGCGGACGCGGGCCCCCGTGGCTCCTCGCTCGATGAAGACACAGGCGTCCATGGTCCCGGTCTCCTTACCGCTGTTGGTCACCTCGACGCCGTCGAGAGCCGCCCGCGGTCCGGCGAGCGTGACCGCCCGGCCTTTGCCGCCGCCGTCGATCACTCCGCCTCTGCCGGCAAGCGTCACTCCCTCGCCCACGACGAGCGGACCGCTCCAGGTGCCCGGTGGCACCTCGACGACATCTCCCGGCCTGGCCTCGGCAACGAGCGCGGCGAGCGCGGGGCCATCAACGGCGGGGCGAAGCGTTGCCGCGTTCGCGCCGAGCGCGGCGGCGACCATCAGCGCCAGGGCTCCGGCGCCGGCGAGCCACCGACGCACGCCGGAGCGATGGGCATCGACGGCTTTGCGCGGTTTGCGGCTGACTGACTGCCGCACGCCCCTCGCCATGGTGCCACTCCTCCCCTGAGCGCTCATAGTTCGTCAACTCCGCCGTGCCTCGATACGCGCCTGAATCATTCGACACGCCGATCGAGAAGACATCGGCTGCTCAGGGTGGTCGGATTGTTCCGATGGCGCTACTCGGCAGGAACGGAAACGGTATCTCGTCCGGAAACATTCCCGTTCGCCCCGAGTAGGGCCCATCATTTCAGGGCCCGTATCGAGGGGTCGCGTCAGGACCATGAATAATCCGCCCTAAGCGCGCTCCGCCGCGCGCCAGCGCTCGCGGTCGCGGCGCAACTTCTCCAGGTGCTCCGCGGCCTCGGCCGGAGGTAGATTCTGGCCTGCCAGTCGATCGAGCCCAACGAGGGGTGGGCAGACCTTGCGATCCTGGTAGTTCGTCTCGCACTCCATGCAGTTGAGGCACTCCATCGAGTCGATGGTACCGTTTTCGCGAATGGCCTGGGGCTCGCATCCACGCGCACAGATCTGGCAATGCGCACAGAAATTCCGCCGGTACGGACCGGCCAGCCGCAAACGGCTCAGCACGGCGAGGCCGGCGCCCAGGGGACAGAGGTAGCGGCAGAACGGTCTGAAGACGAACATCGCGGCGGCGAAGAGCAAGAGCCACCACGCGATGCTCGGCGCGGGCTGCGACCAGGGATTCACCAGGAAGGTCATCTTGAAGGGCTCGACAACGGTGAGCAATTCCGCGACGACTGGCGAGACGAAATAGACGGCAATCAGGACGACGAGCACCCCGTAGCGAAACCACCTCGCACGACGATGCACTCGATCCGGAAGCTCGACCTGCTTGAGCTTTAGCCGTTTGCCGACACGGTGCAGAAGCTCGGTCGCCGCGCCATAGGGGCAGACCCAACCGCAGAAAACCCCACGTCCCCACACGACGATTACGATCGCGATGAAGATCCAGGTGACGAAGAGCAACGGCTCGCTGAGGAAAAGCTCCCCGCGCCAGCCGGTCTGGACCGTTCCGACCAGCGTCAGGATCTGGGTGACACTGGGCTGATCCTCGAGCCAGAGCCCGAGGCCAACGAAGCTCGCGACGAGGAATGCGGTGTGGATGCGCCGCAGCCACTTCATGCTGCGCGTCAACCAGCGCCGCCCAGCAAAGAGACTCATCACGAGCAGGAGGTAGGCCACGGCGATCGCGGTCTTGTACGGCGCAATACCCCAGGCAACCTTCCAGAGAGGCTCGCTCTCCGGGGCACGGTCTCTGCCGCCGCCAACCACCACGTATTCCGCCGGCGGCAGGCGGAAGGTCGTACGAAAGGACTTGTAGTCCCGCTGATACCCGACGTTGGTGAACACGCTGCCCAGGAAAACGAAGTCGAAAGGCAGGCCGAGATCGAGCAGTCCCTTGCGCACGATCAGCAACCCGGCCTCGTTGAAGTAGGGTCCGCCGAGCGGCTGCGTTCCGGAGAGGTTGTCGTAGTCCTGATCCGTGAAGGTGATCGACTTGAAGCTCTGCTCCAGGTGAACCCGGTCGAGCGTTCCGCCGCGGACGAACGCCGAGCCGGTAAACGACTGACTG
Protein-coding sequences here:
- the nosD gene encoding nitrous oxide reductase family maturation protein NosD; the protein is MARGVRQSVSRKPRKAVDAHRSGVRRWLAGAGALALMVAAALGANAATLRPAVDGPALAALVAEARPGDVVEVPPGTWSGPLVVGEGVTLAGRGGVIDGGGKGRAVTLAGPRAALDGVEVTNSGKETGTMDACVFIERGATGARVRGTRLSECGYGIWVSQASGVQIVDNRIFGSTTGSRVERGNGIHLYATRETLVSGNLVRNGADGIYIFMSGAVLIRENRLIDTRYGVHYMYAHDNALIGNVVTGALTGYALMQSRGLTVKQNVATRNSEKGILFRDVQHCDISANLLEDNAEGMFFYSSTSNTIAGNRLVRNRVGMKIWAGTVDNRISGNAFVGNATQVLYSGTSDLAIAADGRGNYWSDYVGWDQDGDGVGDRPYRVDSFTTRVIHQYPAAALLLRSPALELLSHMEEALPIFRTPTVIDRHPAVRPDQT
- a CDS encoding 4Fe-4S binding protein, producing the protein MTKGWGRGAGRVAAALAVMLGLCASAGVARAETSADPSGAPAGAPSADSAADEILENRQEYMALGKSYYTLDCAKFDCKGVLPGAVRFAPVTKPFSYAIGYDSANQVVGWVALSTDVVDIDGYSGKPLVTLVGLNPKGVIVGTDLIHYDEPILLAGIPAARLFDLVGWYVGKSVMSHFVVGDDPAPGTLDVHVISGATVTTISQNATILETARRLGETVGIIGTAASVAGHFVNLPNVVWDWPDLVSKQALGHLVVTNQQMGQPASDQPFVDLYFAIADPPQVGRSLLGDGQYNAYMSQLQPGEHMLVVFNSGSQSFTGSAFVRGGTLDRVHLEQSFKSITFTDQDYDNLSGTQPLGGPYFNEAGLLIVRKGLLDLGLPFDFVFLGSVFTNVGYQRDYKSFRTTFRLPPAEYVVVGGGRDRAPESEPLWKVAWGIAPYKTAIAVAYLLLVMSLFAGRRWLTRSMKWLRRIHTAFLVASFVGLGLWLEDQPSVTQILTLVGTVQTGWRGELFLSEPLLFVTWIFIAIVIVVWGRGVFCGWVCPYGAATELLHRVGKRLKLKQVELPDRVHRRARWFRYGVLVVLIAVYFVSPVVAELLTVVEPFKMTFLVNPWSQPAPSIAWWLLLFAAAMFVFRPFCRYLCPLGAGLAVLSRLRLAGPYRRNFCAHCQICARGCEPQAIRENGTIDSMECLNCMECETNYQDRKVCPPLVGLDRLAGQNLPPAEAAEHLEKLRRDRERWRAAERA